Sequence from the uncultured Draconibacterium sp. genome:
GAGCTTGAAAATATGGCAACAGCAAAAACAGACATATACGTGTACGCCCACTGGAAAGGGATTTCGGATCCTCAATTGATAGGAATCCTTTCTGCCCATGCAGCCAAGGGAAGAAAAGCATTTAGTTTTGAATATGCTGCTGCCTGGCTAAAATCGGCGGAATACCGCTTGCTGGATCCGGATATTCAGTTTTATAGCGGTCCGCAATTCCCGAATAACAAGGAAAATTTTGGCCTGTTTCTGGATAGCATGCCGGATACCTGGGGAAGAACACTGATGAAAAGACGTGCAGTACAGGAAGCTGCTGAAAAAGGGGAGCGGGCAAAAACGTTGTATGAAGTGGATTATTTACTCGGTGTGCTGGATGAAAGTCGTATGGGAGCTTTGCGCTTTAAAACCGATCCCAACGGACCTTTTCTTGATAACAACGTACTGTCCCCAACACCGCCCTGGTCTTCGGTTGCTGAGCTGCAGGAAGCCGCAAGTAATATTGAAAACGAAACCAGCAACGATGCGGTAAAGAAATGGCTGGCTATACTAATTGCACCGGGCTCATCACTGGGAGGAGCCCGACCCAAAGCCAATATACTGGATAAGGATCATAACCTTTGGATTGCCAAGTTTCCGGCTAAAAATGATACGATAGATAAAGCGGCCTGGGAATACCTGGCCTGGCAACTGGCTATAAAAGCCGGGATTGTTATGTCAGAATGCAGGATCAGTAAAGTTGCTGGGAAGTACAACACCTTTTTTACCAAACGTTTTGACCGGGAACAGGAACAGCGGATTCATTTTGCCTCTGCCATGACCATGACCGGAAATAACGAAGATACAATCAGGGATAATCCTGCAAGTTACCTTGAAATGGCTGAATTCATTCAAAACCACGGTACCCGTATAAACGAGAACCTGGAACAGTTGTGGCGTAGAATTGTATTTAATATAGCTATTTCCAATACGGATGATCACTTGCGTAACCACGGATTTCTGTTAACTGAAAAAGGGTGGGTATTGTCACCGGCTTATGATATCAATCCCTCGATAGATAAAGATGGTCTGGCCTTAAATATTGACATGGATAACAATGCCCTGGATTATGAGCTGGCAAAAAGTGTAGGCCCGTTTTTCCGTTTGGAAAACAAGCAAATGGACCGGATTATAGAAGAAGTGACTAATCCGGTAAAGAACTGGCGTAAAATCGCAAAGAATATTGGCATTTCCAACAGTGAACAGGAATTGATGGCCAAAGCATTTCATGTATAATTCATTTCTGCAATTTCTA
This genomic interval carries:
- a CDS encoding HipA domain-containing protein; protein product: MATAKTDIYVYAHWKGISDPQLIGILSAHAAKGRKAFSFEYAAAWLKSAEYRLLDPDIQFYSGPQFPNNKENFGLFLDSMPDTWGRTLMKRRAVQEAAEKGERAKTLYEVDYLLGVLDESRMGALRFKTDPNGPFLDNNVLSPTPPWSSVAELQEAASNIENETSNDAVKKWLAILIAPGSSLGGARPKANILDKDHNLWIAKFPAKNDTIDKAAWEYLAWQLAIKAGIVMSECRISKVAGKYNTFFTKRFDREQEQRIHFASAMTMTGNNEDTIRDNPASYLEMAEFIQNHGTRINENLEQLWRRIVFNIAISNTDDHLRNHGFLLTEKGWVLSPAYDINPSIDKDGLALNIDMDNNALDYELAKSVGPFFRLENKQMDRIIEEVTNPVKNWRKIAKNIGISNSEQELMAKAFHV